A single region of the Nakaseomyces glabratus chromosome D, complete sequence genome encodes:
- the APS3 gene encoding Aps3p (CAGL0D03388g~Ortholog(s) have cytosol, nucleus localization) — protein MIHAVLIFNKKCQPRLIKFYTPVEISKQRILLKQVHELISQRNNEYQSSFLVSPPAVLTNGTHTEDNSFNEDGEDIQIIYKNYATLYFTFIVDDQESELAILDLIQTFVEALDRCFSEVNELDLIFNWQTLESVLEEIIQGGMVIETSVSKIVQSVDDLNKACESTDGKVGGLLGNSSFGSAFQAFASGGFANWAGSQ, from the coding sequence atgATCCATGCTGTATTAATCTTTAACAAGAAGTGCCAACCTAGGCTCATAAAATTCTACACACCAGTCGAGATAAGCAAGCAACGGATACTACTGAAGCAAGTCCATGAACTGATATCACAGAGGAATAACGAGTACCAAAGTTCTTTCTTGGTATCACCTCCTGCTGTTTTGACCAACGGGACGCATACTGAAGATAATTCATTTAATGAAGACGGAGAAGACATACAGATCATTTATAAAAATTACGCTACTTTATACTTCACGTTTATTGTCGATGACCAGGAATCAGAACTGGCTATACTAGACCTTATACAGACATTTGTGGAGGCGTTAGATAGGTGCTTTTCAGAAGTGAATGAACTAGACCTGATTTTCAATTGGCAGACTCTGGAGAGTGTTTTAGAAGAGATTATTCAAGGTGGGATGGTGATAGAAACCAGCGTATCGAAGATTGTACAGTCTGTCGATGACCTGAACAAGGCTTGTGAATCCACAGATGGAAAGGTTGGAGGACTTCTTGGGAACTCCAGTTTTGGAAGTGCTTTCCAGGCATTTGCAAGTGGTGGATTTGCAAATTGGGCTGGAAGCCAATAG
- the RRN7 gene encoding Rrn7p (CAGL0D03410g~Ortholog(s) have RNA polymerase I CORE element sequence-specific DNA binding, TBP-class protein binding activity and role in transcription of nuclear large rRNA transcript from RNA polymerase I promoter) — translation MSTFIRGPVCGTDNCPSRLWRIIDGRRTCRYGHVMDGDIEFNNDEDDVGGNAMAGVASSGVVTRRLNLTTNAVGGFQASLDPSQIGQMDKLRQQKDKKRKLSGVEADRMFLRCIQYILRKQCRMLITKKSFPESFESTVKLIWIRLLQDIDQKNSYDLRAHAPEDGSDSDNEPIEDQGRSKNRLHADREPRHQPLGIHMLTTISILYLASYLMGLPVYTNDFIRWICNQDIPYFHTSRHLPHNFKSRLPGYYFMLLDGSKPPRKGAYFAQISAVAAKVRFSTLCKDSLFLEGLLLKTTLQLTIPPIIYLKVNYLINAIDPERESFHLPESERFLKKRRQINTMPEYRLLAYLIITLRYELLLNSDNYSESYVRSLIEQPYPDIDPSGKTVQNQISNVSYGRINIENITRWSKDETMDYLDFIENKLVHGNDELSQQSPFSDLTIDQKIAKRQLFKLFPIKDSIDSKMERRKLQSFSNELQEKYLKQFSMHSVYYEQNTSEYVKLVSVLEDRLITILAEDFAVTKRQFELCVKRIEHQIKRASI, via the coding sequence ATGTCTACCTTTATAAGAGGTCCTGTTTGTGGAACTGACAATTGTCCATCAAGGCTATGGAGAATTATTGATGGTAGAAGAACATGTCGTTATGGACATGTTATGGATGGTGATATAGAGTTCAATAACGATGAAGACGATGTTGGTGGTAACGCTATGGCAGGTGTTGCTTCCTCTGGTGTCGTCACTAGAAGACTAAACTTGACAACGAACGCTGTTGGTGGTTTCCAAGCCAGTTTGGATCCATCTCAAATTGGACAAATGGATAAGCTGCGACAGcaaaaggataaaaaaagaaaactgtCCGGAGTGGAAGCAGATAGAATGTTCTTGAGGTGTATTCAGTATATTCTTCGAAAGCAATGTAGAATGCTAATAACCAAAAAATCATTTCCCGAGTCATTCGAATCCACTGTCAAACTAATATGGATAAGACTATTACAAGATATAGATCAGAAAAATAGTTATGATTTAAGAGCACACGCACCTGAAGATGGTAGTGATAGTGATAATGAACCCATTGAAGATCAAGGGCGCTCAAAAAACAGGTTGCATGCTGATCGAGAACCGAGACATCAACCTCTAGGGATTCACATGCTGACAACAATTTCTATTCTGTACCTGGCATCATATTTGATGGGATTACCTGTGTACACAAATGACTTTATCAGATGGATTTGCAATCAGGATATTCCGTACTTTCATACCTCTCGTCACCTTCCTCacaatttcaaatcaaGGTTGCCGGGCTATTACTTTATGCTTTTAGATGGTAGTAAACCGCCTAGGAAAGGAGCATATTTTGCACAGATATCAGCAGTTGCAGCAAAGGTTAGATTTTCTACGTTATGTAAGGATTCATTGTTTCTGGAAGGGTTGCTTCTCAAGACTACTTTACAGCTTACAATCCCGCCAATCATTTATTTGAAAGTAAATTACTTGATAAACGCTATTGATCCGGAAAGGGAGAGTTTTCATTTACCAGAAAGTGAGAGGTTTCTAAAGAAAAGGAGGCAGATAAATACAATGCCGGAGTATAGGTTACTGGCATACTTAATTATTACACTGAGATACGAATTACTATTGAACTCGGATAACTACTCGGAGAGTTATGTGCGATCTCTTATAGAACAGCCATATCCTGATATTGATCCCAGTGGTAAAACTGTGcaaaatcaaatatcaaatgTTTCTTATGGTAGGAtcaatattgaaaacattaCCAGGTGGTCGAAAGATGAAACCATGGACTATCttgattttattgaaaacaaacTAGTTCACGGTAATGATGAGTTATCTCAGCAGAGTCCCTTTTCAGACCTAACTATTGATCAGAAGATTGCCAAAAGGCAACTCTTTAAGTTGTTTCCTATTAAGGACTCTATAGATAGTAAGATGGAGAGACGGAAATTGCAGTCTTTTTCCAATGAACTTCAGGAGAAATACTTGAAACAATTCAGCATGCATTCAGTATATTATGAGCAGAATACAAGTGAGTATGTTAAGCTGGTGAGTGTTTTGGAGGATCGATTGATAACAATTTTGGCAGAAGATTTTGCTGTTACTAAAAGACAATTCGAATTATGTGTGAAGAGAATAGAGCACCAGATAAAAAGAGCCTCAATATAG
- the RNR2 gene encoding ribonucleotide-diphosphate reductase subunit RNR2 (CAGL0D03432g~Ortholog(s) have CDP reductase activity, role in CDP metabolic process, cofactor biosynthetic process, dCDP biosynthetic process and nucleus, ribonucleoside-diphosphate reductase complex localization) — translation MTKETPSKVAASALSDLELKDSQSNLKKQLEVLREENREQIEALKAKLSTAAVEHKEYLKSHKVHRHELKELEKDEPLLNDDPDRLTLFPIKYHEIWQAYKRAEASFWTAEEIDLSKDLHDWNNRLNENERFFISRVLAFFAASDGIVNENLVENFSTEAVIPEAKAFYGFQIMIENIHSETYSLLIDTYIKDPKESEFLFNAIHTIPEIGEKAEWALRWIANSEALFAERLVAFAAIEGVFFSGSFASIFWLKKRGLMPGLTFSNELICRDEGLHTDFACLLFAHLNHKPDPEVVERIVTEAVEIEQRYFLDALPVALLGMNAQLMNQYVEFVADRLLVAFGNKKVYNVENPFDFMENISLAGKTNFFEKRVSDYQKAGVMSKAQNTEGGGAFSLDEDF, via the coding sequence ATGACTAAGGAAACACCATCTAAGGTTGCTGCTAGTGCCTTGTCTGACTTGGAGTTGAAGGACTCCCAATCcaacttgaagaagcaaCTTGAAGTGCTTAGGGAGGAGAACAGGGAGCAGATTGAAGCTTTGAAGGCTAAGCTGTCTACTGCTGCTGTTGAACACAAGGAGTACTTGAAGTCGCACAAAGTCCACCGTCACGAGCTTAAGGAGCTGGAGAAGGACGAGCCATTGTTGAACGATGACCCTGACAGATTGACTTTGTTCCCAATCAAGTACCATGAAATCTGGCAAGCATACAAGAGAGCTGAGGCCTCTTTCTGGACTGCAGAGGAAATTGACTTGTCCAAGGACTTGCACGACTGGAACAACAGACTGAACGAGAATGAGAGATTCTTCATCTCCAGAGTGCTGGCTTTCTTCGCCGCCTCCGACGGTATTGTGAATGAGAACCTGGTTGAAAACTTCTCCACTGAGGCCGTTATCCCAGAAGCTAAGGCCTTCTACGGTTTCCAGATCATGATCGAAAACATCCACTCTGAAACTTACTCCCTATTGATCGACACTTACATCAAGGATCCAAAGGAGAGTGAGTTCTTGTTCAACGCTATCCACACAATCCCAGAAATCGGTGAGAAGGCCGAATGGGCTTTGAGATGGATCGCCAACTCTGAGGCTCTATTCGCAGAAAGATTGGTTGCTTTCGCCGCCATCGAAGGTGTCTTCTTCTCCGGTTCTTTCGCTTCCATTTTCtggttgaagaagagaggTCTAATGCCAGGTCTAACTTTCTCCAACGAACTGATCTGCAGAGATGAAGGTCTACACACAGATTTCGCTTGTCTATTGTTTGCGCACTTGAACCACAAGCCAGACCCAGAGGTCGTCGAAAGAATTGTTACAGAAGCCGTCGAAATCGAACAACGTTACTTCTTGGACGCTCTTCCAGTCGCTCTATTAGGTATGAACGCCCAATTGATGAACCAATACGTTGAGTTCGTCGCTGACAGATTGCTAGTGGCATTCGGTAACAAGAAGGTCTACAACGTCGAAAACCCATTCGACTTCATGGAAAACATTTCCCTAGCTGGTAAGACTAACTTCTTCGAAAAGAGAGTCTCTGACTACCAAAAGGCCGGTGTTATGTCCAAGGCTCAAAACACTGAAGGTGGTGGTGCTTTCTCTCTAGATGAGGATTTTTAA
- the RBG2 gene encoding Rbg2p (CAGL0D03454g~Has domain(s) with predicted GTP binding activity), with the protein MGIIDKIKAIEEEMARTQKNKATEHHLGLLKGKLARYRQQLLADESQSSGGGGSGFEVAKSGDARVVLIGYPSVGKSSLLGKITSTKSEIAHYAFTTLTSVPGVLKYEGAEIQIVDLPGIIYGASQGKGRGRQVVATARTADLVLMVLDATKSKHQRESLEKELEAVGIRLNKEKPNIYFKKKETGGVKITFTSPSRTNLTEQAIKLILRDYRIHNAEVLVRDEKCTIDDFIDVINEQHRNYIKCLYVYNKIDSVSLEEVDRLAREPNTVVMSCEMDLGIQDVVEEIWYQLNLSRVYTKKRGSKPSFDDPLVVRNNSTVGDLCHQIHRDFKDKFKYALVWGSSAKHSPQKCGLTHRIDDEDVISLFTK; encoded by the coding sequence ATGGGTATTATAGATAAGATCAAGGCTATTGAGGAGGAGATGGCCCGTACTCAGAAGAACAAGGCCACTGAGCACCACCTTGGTCTTCTGAAGGGTAAGCTTGCTCGTTACAGGCAGCAATTGCTTGCGGACGAGTCGCAGAGCAgcggtggtggtggttctggtttCGAAGTTGCGAAGTCTGGTGACGCGCGGGTGGTTTTGATCGGTTACCCCTCTGTAGGTAAGTCGTCGCTGCTGGGCAAGATCACGTCTACAAAGTCTGAGATTGCGCACTATGCGTTCACCACGCTGACGTCTGTTCCTGGTGTGCTGAAGTATGAAGGTGCGGAGATTCAGATAGTGGACTTGCCCGGTATCATCTATGGTGCTTCTCAAGGTAAAGGTCGTGGTAGGCAGGTTGTTGCGACGGCGCGGACAGCAGACTTGGTGCTGATGGTGCTGGATGCGACGAAGAGCAAGCACCAGAGGGAGTCGCTGGAGAAAGAGCTGGAAGCCGTGGGTATAAGGCTGAACAAGGAGAAGCCTAACATAtacttcaagaagaaggagacCGGCGGTGTTAAGATCACGTTCACGTCTCCATCGCGGACTAACCTGACGGAGCAGGCCATCAAGCTGATTCTGCGGGACTATAGGATACATAACGCGGAGGTGCTGGTGAGGGACGAGAAGTGCACGATCGATGACTTCATCGACGTTATCAACGAGCAGCACAGGAACTACATCAAGTGTCTGTACGTCTACAACAAGATAGACTCCGTGTCGCTGGAGGAGGTTGATAGACTGGCCCGCGAGCCGAACACCGTCGTGATGTCCTGTGAGATGGACCTCGGCATCCAGGACGTGGTGGAAGAGATATGGTACCAGCTGAACCTAAGCAGGGTGTACACGAAGAAGCGTGGCTCAAAGCCCAGCTTCGACGACCCACTGGTTGTGAGAAACAACTCTACGGTAGGCGACCTGTGCCACCAAATACACAGAGACTTCAAGGACAAGTTCAAGTACGCCCTGGTTTGGGGCTCAAGCGCAAAGCACTCCCCGCAGAAATGTGGTCTGACCCACCGCATAGACGATGAAGACGTCATATCCTTATTTACCAAGTAA
- the YKT6 gene encoding palmitoyltransferase YKT6 (CAGL0D03498g~Ortholog(s) have SNAP receptor activity, palmitoyltransferase activity), whose protein sequence is MKIYYIGVFRSPAEQSSDEKALELTEVKDLSQFGFFERNSVGQFMTFFAETVATRTTAGQRQSVEEGNYIGHVYARSEGICGVLITDKDYPVRPAYTLLNKVLDEYLVAHPADQWKSITATNDSLKMAELSTYISKYQDPAQADAIMKVQQELDETKIVLHKTIENVLQRGEKLDNLVDKSESLTASSKMFYKQAKKTNSCCIIM, encoded by the coding sequence ATGAAGATTTACTACATTGGTGTTTTCCGCAGTCCAGCGGAGCAGAGTTCGGATGAGAAGGCGTTGGAGTTGACAGAAGTGAAGGACCTTTCCCAGTTTGGGTTCTTTGAGAGGAACAGTGTTGGTCAGTTCATGACTTTCTTTGCCGAGACCGTGGCGACCAGGACCACTGCTGGCCAGAGACAGAGTGTAGAGGAAGGTAATTACATAGGGCACGTCTATGCCCGCAGCGAGGGTATATGTGGTGTTTTGATCACTGACAAGGACTACCCGGTGAGACCTGCGTACACGCTGTTGAACAAAGTCCTGGACGAGTACCTAGTTGCGCACCCTGCGGACCAGTGGAAGAGCATCACTGCCACGAACGACTCCTTGAAGATGGCTGAGCTGTCTACGTACATCAGCAAGTACCAGGACCCTGCGCAGGCGGATGCGATCATGAAGGTCCAGCAAGAGCTAGACGAGACCAAGATTGTGCTGCACAAGACCATAGAGAATGTGTTGCAAAGAGGTGAGAAGCTGGACAACCTGGTCGACAAGTCCGAGTCCCTAACTGCGAGCTCGAAGATGTTTTACAAGCAGGCCAAGAAGACCAACTCATGCTGCATTATCATGTAG
- the MIA40 gene encoding Mia40p (CAGL0D03520g~Ortholog(s) have 2 iron, 2 sulfur cluster binding, protein disulfide isomerase activity, thiol oxidase activity and role in protein folding, protein import into mitochondrial intermembrane space) translates to MVSAVSRQLVNRQLNRVLLRNARIAPFARATRFYSSKYAQESENAKRHKMGLLIAGVAVAGAIVFVTPPQWKKYFRAAKKVEEVAESKEDPVSEAAEEVSESVQESTEEPQQSQEKETADVGNEQAQDESASSGDSEAKKAHDEFADQNEASEKESAPMGESADADQTAKDETVAEKTGNSKSESSESDQSEQDILSSDLEETMETVSEADKELHQISDNTVLSSEEDKTPKAEELKSTSPSGNDEEPKKEDDSSKTIHSLNSEKDMEAVEEEVKQESAYNPDTGEINWDCPCLGGMAHGPCGEEFKAAFSCFVYSEAEPKGIDCVEKFQHMQDCFRRYPEHYAEQLADPADDENVDHEKNLSEGKDTGVDSTPPKDEAYLKTEKEKKIEENASPDEDTASKKD, encoded by the coding sequence ATGGTCAGCGCAGTTAGTAGACAGCTAGTCAACAGGCAGCTCAACAGGGTGTTGCTGCGCAATGCCAGAATTGCGCCCTTCGCTAGGGCAACGCGGTTTTACTCCTCAAAGTACGCACAGGAGAGCGAGAATGCCAAGCGCCACAAGATGGGGCTGCTGATCGCGGGTGTTGCGGTTGCCGGTGCTATTGTATTCGTAACTCCACCACAGTGGAAGAAATACTTCAGAGCCGCCAAGAAAGTCGAGGAAGTCGCTGAGTCCAAAGAGGACCCCGTCTCCGAGGCTGCTGAAGAAGTATCTGAATCCGTTCAAGAATCTACCGAGGAACCACAACAGAGTCAGGAGAAGGAGACTGCTGATGTGGGTAATGAGCAAGCTCAAGACGAAAGCGCTTCAAGTGGCGATTCTGAAGCCAAGAAGGCTCATGACGAATTCGCTGATCAAAATGAGGCCTCTGAGAAGGAATCTGCTCCAATGGGTGAATCTGCCGACGCCGACCAAACTGCAAAAGATGAAACTGTTGCCGAGAAGACAGGGAATTCCAAATCAGAGAGCTCAGAATCTGACCAATCTGAACAAGATATCCTATCTAGCGACCTAGAAGAGACTATGGAGACTGTCTCCGAAGCTGACAAGGAGCTACATCAGATATCAGATAATACTGTTTTGTCATCAGAGGAAGACAAGACACCTAAGGCCGAGGAATTGAAATCCACTAGCCCTTCTGGCAATGATGAAGAGCCAAAAAAGGAAGATGACTCTAGTAAAACAATTCACTCATTAAATAGCGAGAAAGATATGGAGgctgttgaagaagaggtcAAACAAGAAAGTGCATATAATCCAGATACCGGTGAGATTAACTGGGACTGCCCTTGTTTAGGTGGTATGGCTCACGGCCCATGTGGTGAAGAGTTTAAGGCTGCATTCTCGTGTTTTGTGTACTCAGAAGCCGAACCAAAAGGTATTGACTGTGTAGAGAAGTTCCAACACATGCAAGATTGTTTCAGAAGATATCCTGAACACTACGCTGAACAACTTGCTGATCCAGCAGATGACGAAAACGTCGACCATGAAAAGAACCTGAGCGAAGGTAAGGATACCGGAGTTGACAGCACTCCACCAAAGGATGAAGCATATTTGAAGACTgaaaaggagaagaaaatCGAAGAAAATGCTTCACCAGATGAAGACACTGCCTCTAAAAAGGACTAA
- the MST1 gene encoding threonine--tRNA ligase MST1 (CAGL0D03542g~Ortholog(s) have threonine-tRNA ligase activity, role in mitochondrial threonyl-tRNA aminoacylation and mitochondrion localization) yields MLCNSVGRIPVKPVTNSVVLIRANSKLAKKDSDSRLTLLQEVSNRQRLFITDQITPGSAFFLPNGTKIYNKLVSFMKTQQKHLFGFKEVITPLIYRKSLWEQSGHWENYKEDMFRVEGNDLTKEEYGLKPMNCPGHCVIFNRFDHSYNDLPIRYSDFSPLHRNEASGALSGLTRVRMFHQDDGHIFCTPDQVEVEILNCLKLVDMCYTKVFPISGEQSKSKDSYEIHLSTRPEHYIGELESWDHAEEVLRSVLEKSSKPWKLNAGDGAFYGPKLDIMVKDHHGKQHQVATIQLDFQLPQRFNLRYKDRDNSYKRPIMIHRAVLGSVERFMAMLVESNGGKWPFWLNPNQAIVIPLNTNNEEQVKMAKQLHDKLRGKLEIEDNLKPVPISHVSYNADIDIRAEPVGYRIKDAITKNYSYLIIVGDNEVKAQKFSVRTRENRTPVLMDTNEILEKFKDLESNYK; encoded by the coding sequence ATGCTTTGCAATAGTGTTGGGCGTATACCGGTCAAACCGGTCACTAATTCAGTCGTGCTTATAAGGGCGAACTCCAAACTAGCTAAGAAAGATTCAGACTCCAGGCTAACTTTACTTCAGGAAGTTTCCAACAGGCAACGGTTATTTATTACAGATCAGATCACTCCAGGTTCTGCGTTTTTCCTACCAAATGGTACTAAGATATACAATAAGTTGGTCTCTTTTATGAAAACTCAACAAAAACATCTATTCGGATTCAAGGAAGTCATAACACCATTGATTTATAGGAAGTCGCTATGGGAGCAGTCAGGGCATTGGGAGAATTACAAAGAAGATATGTTTAGAGTAGAAGGTAATGACCTTACAAAGGAAGAATATGGTTTAAAGCCGATGAATTGTCCTGGTCATTGTGTAATATTTAACAGGTTTGATCATTCCTATAATGACTTACCAATCAGATATTCAGACTTCTCACCTTTACATCGTAATGAAGCTTCTGGAGCACTTTCGGGTCTCACAAGAGTCCGCATGTTTCATCAAGATGATGGCCATATATTTTGTACTCCAGATCAAGTCGAAGTAGAGATTCTTAATTGCTTAAAGCTTGTAGATATGTGTTATACAAAGGTTTTTCCTATTTCTGGTGAGCAAAGTAAGAGCAAAGATAGCTATGAGATTCATTTATCGACAAGACCAGAACACTACATTGGTGAACTTGAGAGTTGGGATCATGCTGAGGAGGTATTAAGGTCAGTTTTAGAAAAGTCTAGTAAGCCATGGAAATTGAACGCAGGAGATGGTGCGTTTTATGGCCCCAAACTGGATATTATGGTGAAGGATCATCACGGAAAGCAACACCAAGTGGCGACTATACAACTAGATTTTCAACTACCACAAAGATTTAATCTGAGGTATAAGGATCGTGACAACAGTTATAAAAGACCAATTATGATTCATAGAGCAGTGCTCGGTTCTGTAGAACGCTTTATGGCTATGTTAGTTGAGTCAAATGGTGGTAAGTGGCCCTTTTGGTTGAACCCCAATCAGGCAATTGTAATACCTTTGAATACGAATAATGAGGAGCAAGTAAAGATGGCTAAGCAATTACATGACAAGTTACGTGGCAAAttagaaattgaagataacCTAAAGCCAGTACCAATTTCTCATGTATCATACAATGCTGACATTGATATAAGGGCAGAACCGGTTGGGTACCGTATCAAGGATGCCATAACAAAGAATTATTCATATCTCATCATAGTTGGAGATAATGAGGTTAAAGCACAGAAATTTAGCGTAAGAACGAGAGAAAATAGGACCCCAGTTCTCATGGATACAAATGAAATCTTAGAGAAGTTCAAAGATTTGGAGAGtaattataaataa
- a CDS encoding type 1 protein phosphatase-activating protein SDS22 (CAGL0D03564g~Ortholog(s) have protein phosphatase activator activity, protein serine/threonine phosphatase inhibitor activity) produces the protein MSDNELKGENAVMEVDGGKHEDKQEDKHAKIEIVDDDREVDVIKPDSELTDDLPDDTENIELVHLRIGSLEELNLTRFHQLKYLCVRQNFIESISEVDVLPDDTVEDLDFYDNKIKHISKYINKFKNLKNLDLSFNKIKNIKNIDKLENLENLYFVQNKIEVIENLSTLKKLKNLELGGNRIHEIGEDSLKGLDKLEEIWLGKNHIPRLINLHWLKNLKILSIQSNRIKKIENLEQLENLEELYLSHNFIEKIEGLDKNLKLTTLDITSNKITKIENVKHLTKLTDLWLSFNKIDQSFESIGDELRDLPEFDTIYLEGNPVQLNNKTSYRRKLMLNLGPSLQKIDATYTRQ, from the coding sequence ATGAGCGATAACGAGTTAAAGGGAGAGAACGCTGTGATGGAGGTTGATGGTGGCAAGCATGAGGACAAGCAAGAGGACAAGCATGCCAAGATTGAGATTGTTGATGATGACAGGGAGGTTGATGTTATCAAGCCAGATAGTGAACTTACCGATGATTTGCCAGACGACACAGAGAACATTGAGCTGGTACATTTGAGGATTGGATCCCTTGAAGAGCTGAACCTTACCAGATTCCATCAGTTAAAGTACTTATGTGTTAGACAGAACTTCATTGAGAGTATCAGTGAGGTCGATGTATTGCCTGATGATACCGTAGAAGATTTGGATTTCTACGATAACAAGATCAAGCATATTTCCAAATAcatcaataaattcaagaacttgaagaatCTGGACCTGTCATTCAACAAGATTAAGAACATAAAGAACATTGACAAGTTGGAAAACCTAGAGAATCTATATTTTGTTCAGAATAAGATAGAAGTTATTGAGAACTTGTCCactttgaagaaactgaaaaaccTTGAATTGGGTGGTAACAGGATACATGAGATTGGTGAGGACTCCTTGAAGGGTTTGGACAAGTTGGAAGAAATATGGCTTGGTAAAAACCATATACCAAGACTGATAAATCTACACTGGCTCAAAAACTTAAAGATTCTGTCTATACAATCCAATAGAATTAAGAAAATAGAGAATTTAGAACAGCTAGAAAATTTAGAGGAACTATATCTCTCACATAACTTCATCGAGAAGATTGAGGGTCTAGacaaaaacttgaagttGACAACACTTGATATTACTTCAAACAAGATTACAAAGATTGAAAACGTCAAAcatttgacaaaattgaCTGACTTATGGTTGTCTTTCAATAAGATTGATCAGTCATTTGAGTCTATCGGTGATGAACTACGTGATCTGCCAGAGTTCGATACAATTTATCTTGAAGGTAATCCAGTTCAATTGAATAATAAGACCTCCTATAGAAGGAAGCTGATGTTGAACCTTGGCCCTTCATTGCAAAAAATCGATGCTACTTACACTAGACAATGA
- the ACP1 gene encoding acyl carrier protein (CAGL0D03586g~Ortholog(s) have role in lipoate biosynthetic process, long-chain fatty acid biosynthetic process, mitochondrial respiratory chain complex I assembly and mitochondrion localization), whose translation MLRTVVNVARQRPMMMAKANMQMLRPVRFYSQGLSKDVVQKRVVDVIKAFDKTSASANITEDTLFHKDLKLDSLDTVELLVAIEEEFDVEFPDKVADELKSVKETVDYILSNPDAN comes from the coding sequence ATGCTAAGAACTGTGGTGAATGTCGCTAGACAAAGACCTATGATGATGGCCAAGGCCAACATGCAGATGCTGAGACCTGTCAGGTTCTACTCTCAAGGCCTATCCAAGGATGTTGTTCAGAAGCGTGTTGTTGATGTGATCAAGGCCTTCGATAAGACTAGTGCCAGCGCTAACATCACTGAGGACACCTTGTTCCACAAGGACTTGAAGCTGGACTCTCTGGACACGGTCGAGTTGCTAGTTGCCATCGAGGAAGAGTTCGATGTTGAATTCCCAGACAAGGTTGCCGATGAGCTAAAGAGCGTCAAGGAGACTGTGGACTACATTCTGTCCAACCCAGATGCCAACTAA